In Treponema primitia ZAS-2, a genomic segment contains:
- a CDS encoding ABC transporter ATP-binding protein — translation MGETALLSIDELSTSFHTERGILKAVDGVSFTVEQGEILGLVGESGCGKSVTSQSILRLYDEKRQVQYSGKILFQGRDILNIPRRQMREYRGQEIAMVFQDAMSSLNPVFSVGDQIAESLIIHRHMKKAEAREQVLELLGMVGIPDPVKRISQFPHELSGGMRQRIMIAIALACGPRLLIADEPTTALDVTIQAQIMDLIVGLNKKLNMGVVLITHDLAVVAETCRRVVVMYLGQIVEEALVDELFDNPRHPYTQGLLKSIPRLSGSRDEKLYMIPGTVPLLDQIPSGCRFADRCLYAENRCREESQALQEISSSHKARCWKTAGQLSAGLKG, via the coding sequence ATGGGTGAAACAGCATTACTATCCATTGATGAACTGAGTACCAGCTTTCACACTGAACGGGGTATTCTGAAGGCAGTGGACGGAGTTTCATTCACCGTGGAGCAGGGGGAGATTTTGGGACTTGTGGGGGAGTCGGGCTGCGGTAAAAGCGTTACCTCCCAGTCTATTCTCCGTTTATATGATGAAAAACGGCAAGTACAGTATTCGGGAAAAATTCTTTTCCAGGGTAGGGATATCCTTAATATCCCCCGCCGGCAGATGAGGGAGTACCGGGGGCAGGAGATTGCCATGGTGTTTCAGGATGCCATGAGTTCCCTTAACCCTGTATTTTCCGTGGGGGATCAGATTGCCGAATCTCTTATTATTCACCGGCATATGAAAAAAGCGGAAGCCCGTGAACAGGTCCTTGAATTGCTGGGCATGGTGGGCATCCCTGATCCTGTCAAACGGATAAGCCAGTTTCCCCATGAACTTTCCGGGGGCATGAGGCAGCGGATCATGATAGCCATTGCCCTGGCCTGCGGCCCCCGGCTTCTTATTGCCGACGAGCCCACAACTGCGCTGGATGTAACCATCCAGGCCCAGATAATGGACCTGATCGTGGGCTTGAACAAAAAACTTAACATGGGGGTGGTACTTATCACCCACGATCTGGCGGTGGTAGCGGAAACCTGCCGGCGGGTGGTGGTGATGTATTTGGGGCAGATAGTGGAGGAAGCCCTGGTGGATGAACTTTTTGATAATCCTCGGCATCCTTATACCCAGGGTCTTCTGAAATCCATTCCCCGCCTCTCCGGTTCCAGGGATGAAAAGCTGTATATGATCCCCGGCACGGTACCGCTTTTGGATCAGATTCCTTCAGGCTGCCGTTTTGCGGACCGGTGTTTGTATGCCGAGAACCGCTGCAGAGAAGAGTCTCAAGCCTTACAGGAGATTAGTAGTTCCCATAAGGCGCGGTGCTGGAAAACTGCGGGCCAACTGTCTGCGGGATTAAAAGGCTAA
- a CDS encoding uroporphyrinogen decarboxylase family protein — MNLSPKENYLRALNHQEPEYIPFGVAESVLVASNLELEYGHPGGGIDGFGVRWVSSAEGAGQSLPDSRAFLLDDVTEWKKKVTIPNPDKIDWQSMAETQLAGVNRDTTPTLVISPNGPFERLAACMGFENALIAMVEEPDAVNELLSAITDFKIKFIKNIAKYFKPDIFYYADDIATERNLFMSPATYRELIKPQHKRIAEASKECGMIPIQHTCGRAEDIIEDIIDTGADAWSSVQPRNDIAGLLKKYGNKIVIEGGYDANGAPGFETASNEKIEAEVRRCFSEYGKYKGYTFWGFLMKTGTNLNIFEDVFNAYLKVRDGK; from the coding sequence ATGAACTTATCCCCAAAAGAAAATTATCTGAGGGCATTGAATCACCAGGAACCGGAGTATATACCCTTCGGAGTCGCGGAATCTGTGTTGGTTGCATCGAATCTGGAACTGGAGTACGGACATCCCGGCGGTGGCATCGATGGCTTTGGAGTGCGTTGGGTTTCTTCCGCTGAAGGGGCCGGCCAATCGCTCCCGGATTCAAGGGCATTTTTGCTTGATGATGTTACCGAATGGAAAAAGAAAGTCACTATTCCCAATCCTGATAAGATTGACTGGCAATCAATGGCCGAAACACAACTCGCTGGGGTAAATCGTGACACTACACCAACCTTGGTTATTTCTCCAAATGGTCCCTTTGAACGACTCGCTGCATGTATGGGATTTGAAAATGCCCTTATCGCAATGGTGGAGGAACCGGATGCGGTGAATGAATTATTGTCAGCGATTACTGACTTTAAAATTAAGTTCATTAAAAATATCGCAAAATATTTTAAACCTGATATTTTTTATTATGCTGATGACATTGCAACAGAACGCAACCTTTTTATGTCCCCGGCAACCTACCGGGAACTCATAAAACCCCAGCATAAGCGTATTGCTGAGGCGAGCAAAGAGTGTGGCATGATTCCGATACAACATACCTGTGGCAGAGCCGAAGACATCATTGAAGATATTATCGACACAGGAGCAGATGCTTGGAGTTCTGTTCAACCAAGAAATGATATTGCCGGTTTATTAAAAAAATACGGCAATAAAATAGTCATTGAAGGCGGATATGACGCAAATGGGGCTCCAGGTTTTGAAACTGCTTCCAATGAAAAAATTGAGGCGGAAGTTCGAAGATGTTTTTCCGAATATGGCAAATATAAAGGTTATACGTTCTGGGGGTTCTTAATGAAAACCGGAACCAATCTAAATATATTTGAGGACGTATTTAACGCCTATCTGAAAGTCCGGGACGGGAAATAA
- a CDS encoding putative manganese-dependent inorganic diphosphatase, giving the protein MKKKTYIIGHRNPDTDSVVSAAAYARLKQAQGQENVFPARAGNIGYQTEYIFNRFKVPVPEYLPDLIPKASYYISEPPVTIAEDVTVWEALERMQKDGLRVIPIVDSQGIYKSMLHYRGFANYIITHINPHKKSYFPVSIDHLTATLRAQPITVFNSSEVKKSPIVVAGSYNDYFKKHLEEESPDDSLVILGDRWDLQKFCLERKVRALILSNGHTLDKELVALATKNHVSVITSPFDTSSTAMLIIYSAPVSAMGDDSVPLVHLNDPVRKIREPLSTAPSRCLPVGDDEGRVAGIIFEGDLIKEPNIEVIMVDHNEPNQAIEGIENYRILEVIDHHRLGNLSTKYPITFINKVVGATCTIIANLYRESHVPMDKEIASILLCGILSDTLSLHSATTTDTDRNTAEYLSSVTGLDIIQLGQELQTEANRINARPAEELVAMDMKEYAEQGVEFSVSQVETDRPDDLVTRKDEILGQLEKICSRKKWLFSALLVTDVTTLDSLLFVAGKKSFLAQINFPRKEDGIYVMKDVVSRKKQLIPLLSELVEKAKD; this is encoded by the coding sequence ATGAAAAAGAAAACCTATATAATCGGACACCGAAACCCCGACACTGATTCGGTGGTTTCCGCCGCAGCTTATGCCCGGCTAAAACAGGCCCAGGGGCAAGAAAACGTTTTCCCCGCAAGGGCGGGGAACATCGGCTATCAAACCGAGTACATCTTCAACCGCTTTAAGGTACCCGTACCGGAGTACCTGCCGGACCTTATCCCCAAGGCCTCCTACTACATCTCGGAGCCCCCAGTGACCATAGCCGAAGATGTGACGGTCTGGGAGGCCCTGGAACGTATGCAGAAGGACGGCCTTAGGGTCATCCCCATCGTTGATTCCCAGGGTATATACAAAAGTATGCTCCACTACCGGGGTTTTGCCAATTATATTATCACCCACATCAACCCACACAAGAAATCCTATTTTCCCGTGTCCATCGATCACCTGACCGCCACCCTCCGTGCCCAGCCTATCACGGTGTTCAATTCCAGTGAAGTGAAGAAGTCCCCCATTGTGGTGGCCGGCTCTTACAATGACTACTTCAAGAAACATCTGGAAGAGGAAAGCCCGGACGACTCCCTGGTGATCCTGGGGGACCGCTGGGATTTACAGAAATTCTGTCTGGAGAGGAAGGTCCGGGCGCTGATACTCTCCAACGGCCATACCCTGGATAAGGAACTGGTAGCCTTGGCGACAAAGAACCATGTATCGGTGATAACCAGTCCTTTCGATACCTCATCAACAGCGATGCTGATCATCTACTCAGCACCGGTGAGTGCCATGGGGGACGATTCTGTACCCCTGGTTCACCTGAATGATCCGGTGCGAAAAATACGGGAACCCCTATCAACGGCCCCTTCCCGCTGTCTCCCAGTGGGGGATGACGAGGGCCGGGTGGCGGGGATTATCTTCGAGGGAGACCTGATCAAGGAACCAAATATCGAAGTAATAATGGTGGATCATAATGAACCCAACCAGGCCATTGAGGGGATTGAAAATTACCGTATCCTTGAAGTGATAGACCACCACAGGCTTGGAAACCTTTCCACCAAGTACCCTATCACTTTTATTAACAAGGTAGTAGGGGCTACCTGCACTATTATTGCCAACCTTTACCGGGAATCCCATGTACCCATGGACAAGGAAATAGCATCAATACTACTCTGCGGTATCCTGTCAGATACCTTATCTCTCCACTCCGCCACAACCACCGATACGGATAGGAATACTGCGGAGTACCTTTCTTCGGTTACCGGCCTGGACATAATTCAACTGGGACAGGAACTCCAGACAGAAGCGAACCGCATCAACGCCCGTCCCGCAGAAGAACTGGTCGCCATGGACATGAAGGAATACGCCGAACAGGGGGTGGAATTTTCCGTGAGCCAGGTTGAAACCGACCGCCCGGACGATCTGGTAACCCGCAAGGATGAAATCCTGGGTCAGCTTGAAAAAATCTGCTCCCGCAAAAAATGGCTGTTCTCCGCCCTTCTGGTCACCGACGTGACCACCCTGGATTCCCTGCTCTTTGTAGCGGGAAAAAAATCCTTCCTGGCCCAAATCAACTTTCCCCGCAAGGAAGATGGTATCTATGTGATGAAGGACGTAGTTTCACGGAAAAAACAGCTCATCCCCCTGCTTTCTGAACTGGTGGAAAAGGCAAAGGACTGA
- a CDS encoding IS481 family transposase gives MTNQQKIIKTKVGILELAKQLGNVSQACKVMGYSRDSFYRFKTLYETGGELALQEISKQKPNEKNRVDPEVEKAVVDFAYEQPAYGQLRVSNELKKRGMLVSPGGIRSIWLRHDLATFKARLKALEAKMAQEHLILTESQLAAMERAQEDKEAHGEIETEHPGYLGAQDTYYVGNIKGVGHIYQQTFIDTYSKVAFCKVYDRKNALVAADMLNDVVIPFFDSQDIPLLRILTDRGSEYCGNREHHEYVLYLDLENIEHTRTKTRHPQTNGICERFNKTCKEEFYSVAFRKKVYHTIDEIQLDLTEWIRQYNYERTHSGKYCYGKTPMQTFVDSIPLAKEKLIGYYESDGQS, from the coding sequence ATGACGAACCAACAAAAAATCATCAAAACGAAGGTCGGGATACTTGAGCTGGCAAAGCAGCTTGGGAATGTGTCGCAAGCATGCAAGGTCATGGGGTATTCCCGGGACAGTTTCTACCGGTTTAAGACCCTGTATGAGACCGGGGGCGAACTGGCGTTGCAGGAAATCAGCAAGCAAAAACCCAACGAAAAGAACCGGGTGGATCCTGAGGTGGAGAAGGCGGTGGTGGACTTTGCGTATGAGCAACCGGCCTATGGGCAATTGCGGGTCAGCAATGAGCTGAAGAAACGGGGCATGTTGGTCTCCCCCGGTGGGATTCGCAGCATCTGGCTTCGCCATGACCTGGCTACATTTAAGGCACGGCTGAAGGCGCTGGAAGCGAAGATGGCCCAGGAGCATCTCATCCTCACGGAGAGCCAATTGGCGGCCATGGAGCGAGCCCAGGAAGACAAAGAGGCTCACGGGGAAATAGAGACCGAGCATCCGGGATATTTGGGGGCTCAGGACACCTACTATGTGGGAAACATCAAGGGTGTCGGGCATATTTACCAGCAAACTTTTATCGACACGTATTCCAAGGTCGCTTTCTGCAAGGTGTACGACCGCAAGAATGCCTTGGTAGCCGCCGATATGCTGAACGATGTGGTGATTCCCTTTTTCGATTCCCAAGACATTCCCCTGCTACGGATCCTCACGGACCGGGGGAGTGAATACTGCGGGAACCGGGAGCATCACGAATATGTGTTATACCTGGATCTTGAAAACATTGAGCATACCCGGACAAAAACCCGCCATCCTCAAACGAACGGCATTTGTGAACGATTCAACAAGACCTGCAAGGAAGAGTTCTACTCGGTTGCCTTCCGTAAAAAAGTGTACCACACCATCGACGAGATACAACTTGACCTTACCGAGTGGATACGGCAATATAACTACGAGCGAACTCACAGCGGCAAGTATTGCTACGGGAAGACGCCAATGCAAACGTTCGTTGATTCAATTCCATTAGCCAAAGAAAAACTCATTGGCTATTATGAATCTGACGGTCAGTCCTAA
- a CDS encoding GTP-binding protein, with the protein MNVQIIVLGGFLGSGKTTVLLELAKYLTGKQGQVQNTRVVIIENEISEAGMDSRLFEKDYRVKNLFSGCACCTYSGEFEAALQAVIRDYEPEWIIVEATGLAYPDAIKASVQKSTGIIPCMLTVADAKRWFRALAGMEQFVEGQLREADIILVNKVDLAGEAETAKVIDSISAKQSAAQIVKTTASAGLDESFWNDILKPRRP; encoded by the coding sequence ATGAATGTCCAAATAATCGTCCTTGGCGGCTTCCTCGGTTCCGGTAAAACAACTGTTCTGCTGGAACTGGCAAAATATCTCACCGGCAAACAGGGGCAGGTACAAAACACTAGGGTGGTCATCATCGAAAACGAGATCAGCGAGGCGGGTATGGACAGCCGCCTTTTCGAGAAGGATTACCGGGTAAAAAACCTGTTTTCAGGCTGCGCCTGCTGTACCTATTCGGGGGAATTTGAGGCCGCCCTGCAAGCGGTGATCCGGGACTATGAGCCTGAGTGGATCATCGTGGAAGCTACGGGGCTTGCCTATCCGGATGCGATTAAGGCATCGGTACAAAAGTCAACGGGAATTATTCCCTGTATGCTTACAGTGGCGGATGCAAAACGCTGGTTCCGTGCCCTTGCAGGAATGGAACAGTTTGTGGAGGGCCAACTCCGGGAGGCGGACATTATTTTGGTGAATAAGGTCGATCTTGCGGGAGAAGCAGAGACGGCTAAAGTCATTGACAGTATCAGCGCGAAACAAAGCGCCGCTCAAATAGTTAAGACCACGGCCAGCGCGGGATTAGACGAATCATTTTGGAACGATATCTTAAAACCAAGGAGGCCCTGA
- a CDS encoding glycoside hydrolase family 36 protein has product MELIQTKGPLPTGLAGTLLRYTAGAAGQIARERGGAFEIALWPFEELMNFAGLEGADQEAFGDPTQLTVQCGGWQSWSAGWELAAGETLPNRVLIIPELLKLTNRPGDTETLADRSGKDWLIGHFIMYIRAGDRYLCIAALDEGPPVTYRINMKRGLVSAEIYCPGKTWAEGEAAATLAVFSVQGFFSLKDALRKLYGQEESFKTTAFLGKIPGGYESWYNHYTNINEKLILGDLENLGKTENIIKLHYLDSKKPVVFQIDDGWEKAVGEWEINYKRFPQGLAPVASQIEQAGYIPGLWFAPFLVIKKARIFREKPEWVLREKPGGKPVVAGFNHLWDKQYYCLDISREDVLDYLGGLINRAVDEWGFRYLKLDFLYTGLFNGAFANPGSPHEHYRRACAVLTGRSATRTGLPVAYLGCGLPLGPSYRRFPLSRIGADTKAEWDWKLVKCLGHTGRPSAYINLMDTIGRSFMNGSVYINDPDVIFLRSQNCRLTANEKELIALVNFLLAGQIMFSDNPLQLSPDDLALSGHIAELYRSLEGDEYGVRRLDRDLFRLESRSRKTTGIINLSEKPWQVSGDETEGGFYAILKEGEYIIDHRIGGTMNFAPHTITILRIKK; this is encoded by the coding sequence ATGGAACTTATACAAACAAAGGGCCCATTGCCAACCGGGTTAGCCGGGACATTGCTGCGCTATACTGCCGGAGCTGCGGGGCAAATTGCAAGGGAAAGGGGCGGGGCTTTTGAAATCGCCCTCTGGCCCTTTGAGGAATTAATGAATTTTGCCGGCCTGGAAGGGGCGGACCAGGAGGCTTTCGGAGATCCTACGCAACTGACGGTCCAATGCGGGGGCTGGCAATCCTGGTCTGCGGGCTGGGAACTGGCTGCGGGGGAAACCTTGCCGAATCGGGTCCTGATTATCCCGGAGTTGTTAAAGCTTACCAACCGTCCAGGGGACACCGAGACACTGGCTGACCGGAGCGGCAAAGACTGGCTTATTGGACACTTCATCATGTATATCAGAGCAGGAGACCGCTACCTCTGTATAGCTGCTCTGGATGAGGGGCCTCCGGTAACGTACCGGATCAATATGAAGCGGGGATTGGTCAGCGCGGAGATCTACTGCCCGGGGAAAACCTGGGCGGAGGGGGAAGCGGCGGCAACGCTGGCGGTTTTTTCCGTTCAGGGATTCTTTTCCCTGAAGGATGCACTGAGAAAACTCTACGGGCAGGAAGAGAGCTTCAAAACCACTGCCTTCCTGGGTAAGATCCCCGGGGGATACGAATCCTGGTACAACCACTACACGAATATCAATGAAAAACTCATCCTGGGAGATCTGGAAAATCTGGGAAAAACCGAAAACATCATCAAGCTCCATTACCTGGATTCAAAAAAGCCCGTGGTATTCCAGATAGACGACGGTTGGGAAAAGGCTGTGGGGGAATGGGAAATCAATTACAAGCGCTTCCCTCAGGGACTCGCCCCGGTGGCTTCACAAATCGAACAGGCCGGGTACATACCCGGCCTCTGGTTCGCGCCTTTTCTGGTGATAAAAAAAGCCCGCATATTCAGGGAAAAACCCGAATGGGTCCTGAGGGAAAAGCCGGGTGGTAAGCCCGTGGTGGCAGGGTTCAACCACCTCTGGGACAAACAGTATTACTGTCTGGACATATCCCGGGAGGATGTACTGGATTACCTTGGGGGGCTTATAAACCGAGCGGTCGATGAATGGGGCTTCCGCTATCTCAAACTGGACTTCCTCTACACAGGCCTCTTTAACGGGGCCTTTGCCAATCCCGGCAGCCCTCACGAACACTACCGCCGGGCCTGCGCTGTCCTAACCGGCCGTAGCGCTACCAGGACCGGGCTTCCGGTGGCCTACCTGGGCTGCGGCCTCCCCCTGGGGCCTTCCTACCGCCGCTTCCCCCTCTCCCGTATCGGGGCGGACACAAAGGCCGAGTGGGACTGGAAACTGGTAAAATGCCTGGGCCACACAGGCCGGCCCTCGGCCTATATAAATCTCATGGACACCATAGGCCGTTCCTTTATGAACGGCTCGGTGTACATCAACGATCCGGATGTGATCTTCCTCAGAAGCCAAAACTGCCGGCTCACGGCCAATGAAAAGGAACTTATCGCCCTGGTCAATTTCCTCCTGGCAGGACAAATCATGTTTTCCGACAATCCCCTTCAGCTAAGCCCTGATGACCTGGCCCTGTCCGGGCATATTGCGGAACTGTACCGCAGCCTGGAGGGGGATGAGTATGGGGTAAGGCGGCTGGACCGGGATCTGTTCCGCCTGGAAAGCCGGTCCAGGAAAACCACGGGCATCATCAACCTTTCCGAAAAGCCCTGGCAGGTCTCCGGGGATGAGACAGAAGGCGGTTTTTATGCTATACTAAAGGAAGGAGAGTATATTATTGATCACCGTATCGGAGGGACCATGAATTTTGCACCCCATACAATTACGATCCTACGGATAAAGAAATAA
- a CDS encoding MerR family transcriptional regulator, with protein MKHSITDVAKVLGLTSSAIRFFEKKGLTYVEREMNGRRFYTETNVLELLDYTNYRSMGFTLKEIAEYFERNRKKGKTREMMIKYREKYKLKALEQAEKYKNLANAIESHLQNDRLIDDLLDKYEFSKPPSMLMLYDEKYGIASKDQKMQLIQQKWIKAMPETRLSVLLYSIETMEARFGLSILSERAENLSLPRDTHVQELSSVSCLHTIIAMNVKYIEEPQYAFIKPLEFVRAHGFMLAGKPWGHILFVDAEKTMGLCLYMELWIPIKL; from the coding sequence ATGAAACACAGTATCACCGATGTCGCAAAGGTTTTAGGGCTAACATCCAGCGCCATACGCTTTTTTGAGAAAAAAGGCCTGACCTATGTTGAACGTGAGATGAATGGGCGCCGTTTTTATACCGAAACGAATGTGCTTGAGTTGCTTGATTATACTAATTATAGATCCATGGGCTTCACTTTGAAAGAAATAGCGGAATATTTCGAAAGAAACCGCAAGAAAGGAAAGACTCGTGAAATGATGATAAAATATAGGGAAAAATATAAGCTCAAGGCGCTTGAACAAGCGGAAAAATATAAAAATTTGGCTAATGCTATTGAATCACATTTACAAAATGACCGGCTCATTGATGACTTGCTTGATAAATATGAGTTTAGTAAGCCGCCGTCTATGCTCATGTTGTACGATGAAAAATATGGTATCGCCTCGAAGGACCAAAAAATGCAGCTAATTCAACAAAAATGGATAAAAGCCATGCCCGAAACAAGATTATCGGTTTTACTTTATTCTATTGAAACCATGGAAGCGCGTTTTGGGCTTTCTATACTATCGGAAAGAGCGGAAAATCTTTCGCTGCCAAGAGATACGCACGTACAGGAATTATCCAGCGTATCCTGTTTACACACAATTATCGCTATGAATGTAAAATATATCGAGGAACCACAGTATGCATTTATAAAGCCATTAGAATTTGTTAGAGCACATGGCTTCATGCTTGCGGGTAAACCTTGGGGACATATCCTGTTTGTAGATGCAGAAAAAACGATGGGTTTATGTCTTTATATGGAACTTTGGATACCAATAAAACTCTAA
- a CDS encoding ABC transporter ATP-binding protein gives MAGENKVILDVVDLVKHFPIRNAFGKIINQVKAVDGVSLTLYQGETYGLVGETGCGKSTFGRTVIRLQDPSSGSVKFNKTDITSLNEKDLRPFRRDMQMVFQDPYTSLNPRVRVGDMLLEVLLIHRIGRDTQERIALAMEIMDKVGLRTEHFYRYPHEFSGGQRQRIGLARALILNPKLIICDEPVSALDVSIQSQIINLLLDLQKQDQLTYLFIAHDISVVKFISDRIGVMYLGHLMETALTDELFSNTLHPYTQALLSAVPEPDPHIRKQKMTLTGDLPSPINPPSGCVFHTRCPQAMPVCSRLHPVIKPMPGNSEHSVACHLYNLEDPYVRWVIDGDGKSPEEKEPSGF, from the coding sequence ATGGCTGGGGAAAATAAAGTTATACTTGATGTTGTAGATTTGGTAAAACATTTTCCTATCCGGAACGCCTTCGGTAAGATAATTAACCAGGTTAAAGCTGTGGACGGTGTTTCTCTGACCCTTTACCAGGGGGAGACCTATGGCCTGGTAGGGGAGACCGGCTGTGGCAAGAGTACCTTTGGCCGAACAGTTATCCGGCTGCAGGATCCCAGCTCCGGCAGTGTTAAGTTCAATAAAACTGATATTACTTCCCTAAACGAAAAGGACCTGCGGCCCTTCAGGCGGGACATGCAGATGGTATTTCAGGATCCCTACACATCTCTCAATCCCCGGGTCCGGGTAGGGGATATGCTTCTGGAAGTTTTGCTCATCCACCGTATCGGCCGGGATACTCAGGAGCGGATCGCCCTGGCAATGGAAATAATGGATAAGGTCGGGCTGCGTACCGAACACTTTTACCGCTACCCCCACGAATTTTCAGGCGGCCAGCGCCAGCGTATCGGGCTTGCCCGGGCTTTAATCCTTAATCCTAAACTTATCATCTGTGATGAACCGGTTTCAGCCCTGGATGTTTCGATCCAGTCCCAGATAATAAATTTGCTCCTGGACCTGCAAAAGCAGGATCAGCTTACCTATCTCTTTATTGCCCATGATATCAGTGTAGTAAAATTTATTTCCGACCGTATTGGGGTAATGTACCTGGGGCATTTGATGGAAACTGCCCTCACAGATGAGCTGTTTTCCAATACCCTCCATCCCTATACCCAGGCTCTGCTTTCTGCGGTACCAGAACCGGATCCCCATATCCGCAAACAAAAGATGACCCTGACCGGAGATTTGCCGTCTCCCATTAATCCCCCCTCAGGCTGTGTGTTCCATACCCGCTGCCCCCAGGCCATGCCCGTATGTTCTCGGCTGCACCCGGTAATTAAGCCCATGCCCGGCAACAGTGAACATAGTGTGGCCTGTCATCTGTACAATCTGGAAGATCCCTATGTGAGGTGGGTTATTGACGGGGATGGGAAAAGCCCGGAGGAAAAAGAACCCTCCGGTTTCTAA
- a CDS encoding ABC transporter permease: MKQAVNFEKMHQLRKRLEAEQRALLIRKFLRNKQSVAGLVIVLIVLLAAIFGPIIIRTSPYTVDVSNQLKPPSAEHWFGTDILGRDVFTRVVYGARISMIVGLSTGILSGALGMIIGLYASHSKVLDNILMRICDGLKSIPSILLAIALMTALGADIKNVIISLAVVSTPSMAQIARSAALVVKEQTYIEAMKGVGARSRRILFRHIAPNIISPMIVQMTFVFASAIITEAALSFLGAGIPAPQPSWGSILSDGRGVIYQAQWLIVFPGIITALTVLGLNLFGDGMRDLLDPLSN, translated from the coding sequence ATGAAACAAGCGGTAAATTTTGAAAAAATGCACCAACTGCGGAAGCGGCTGGAAGCTGAACAGCGGGCCTTGTTGATACGGAAATTCCTCCGCAACAAGCAGTCTGTGGCGGGGCTTGTGATAGTGCTGATAGTGTTGCTTGCGGCGATCTTCGGCCCCATTATCATCAGAACTTCTCCCTACACGGTGGATGTTTCAAACCAGCTCAAGCCCCCATCGGCGGAGCATTGGTTTGGCACGGATATTTTGGGCCGGGATGTATTTACTCGGGTCGTCTATGGGGCGCGGATATCCATGATCGTGGGCCTTTCCACGGGGATCCTCTCCGGCGCCTTGGGGATGATCATCGGGCTTTACGCCAGCCACAGCAAAGTATTGGACAATATACTGATGCGGATCTGCGACGGCCTGAAGTCCATCCCTTCGATTTTGCTTGCCATTGCCCTGATGACCGCCCTGGGGGCGGATATTAAAAATGTTATCATCAGCCTTGCGGTGGTAAGCACCCCCAGTATGGCTCAAATTGCCCGCTCCGCTGCCCTGGTGGTAAAGGAGCAGACTTATATTGAGGCTATGAAGGGTGTTGGGGCCAGAAGCAGACGGATACTCTTCCGCCACATTGCGCCTAATATTATTTCCCCCATGATTGTGCAGATGACCTTTGTGTTCGCTTCTGCGATTATTACCGAGGCGGCCCTCAGTTTCCTTGGAGCCGGTATTCCCGCGCCCCAGCCAAGCTGGGGCAGTATCCTGAGCGACGGCCGGGGGGTTATCTATCAGGCCCAGTGGCTGATTGTGTTTCCCGGTATCATCACTGCCCTTACGGTACTGGGGCTTAACCTCTTTGGGGACGGCATGAGGGACCTGCTTGATCCCTTGAGCAATTGA